The region TTGCGTCTGTTTCACCTGCATTGAAGGAGATACGGTCCGCAAAGTCATCATTACCGATACCTACTTGGAAGTCATACTTGTCGCCAGAACCATCAAGTAGTTTTGTAGTACCAAATTTAGTAGATTGAGTGATACGTTGAGACTCAGCTTTCAATTGTTGAACCTCTTTATCAAGGAAGCCACGCTCAGTATCACCGATAGTATCTGAAGAAGCTTGGATACCCAACTCACGCATACGAGTTAAGATATTTGAAACTTCGGACAAACCACCCTCAGCAGTTTGAACCATTGAGATACCGTCATTCGCATTTCGTTGTGCTTGGCTGTAAGATCTGATTTGCGACTTCATACCTTCAGAGATTGCCAAGCCGGCAGCATCGTCTGCAGCTTTGTTGATGCGCGATCCAGAAGCCAATTGCTCCATAGATTTACCGATAACGCGTTGAGAACCTTGTAGAGTTCTTTGTGCATTTACCGCTGCGATATTAGTTGAAATTCTCATTCCCATTTGGGACCCCCATAAATTTTTGGCCGCCTTATACCTACTTAGGCTGACCGGTTTAACACGTCGGGACTCTACGTTGGTCTTGGCACTCTGCAATCGAGTATTCGTCAGGCAGTCACACCCTTCGAAGCTCTCAAGTACTTTCGACTTCGGTATCGTCGTTGCTTCTGACATACCTTTCGGCGAGGTCTGGAAAGGCTTTAGTCGCGTCCTGCAAAACTAGACCATCATCCAGCCGCAACTAGACCTTCGTATTGAAAACCAGCCCTTCCTCGCGTTTTTTTCAATACGAAGGTCCAGCAAAAATCTAGATCGCACATTAGTCCAACAGACCTTGGGGCCGGAAAATGATCCCAAGATTTAAGATATAGAAGCCTGAAGCACTTCAAGACGTATGGTCTGCACTATGAAAAGACAAAAAATCAAACTCCCGACAAAAGCACCATCGTTCTCACTCTTTCCGAGAGGAGAAAACCCACGAATTCAGACGACACGCCACATGCCACACGCGCACGGCGCTCTGCCTTCTGAGTTCAACGCCGCATTTTTGTTCCGGGAAAGATAGCGGCGTGCGGCGCCCCCGTGAAAAGGGGTATCGGTCATGCCTAAGGCAGAGCAACTTTCTCATTCGTATCGAGTGCTTGTTCTGGCTCGACTCCGCCAATCGGATCACCAATCCAATCACGCCCCATAAATTCGTCTTCCCGCTGGGACGGCAATTGCATTTCAGGGAACTAAACCTTCGGGGGAAGGGGGTATCGGTCATCGATCCCTGTGAAAGGATGCATGCAACAACAATCATTTCTATCTTTAAAAACAAATTGGAAACATCGCTACTGCCACGGAGGTAGCCTGAGGAAATCTGCTAAAGGCAGATCCGCGCGTCCCTTATCAACAAAGGATCCGATTCACTTAGTATTAAAGATAAATAAATCAAAGCTGAAAGGCGGCCTTCGAAATCCCTATGCATTCCGTCTGATGAATATAGTTATCAAAAGATACGCGTTGAAGTTCTTTGTGAAGGTAGAACAGCACTCAATCCAAAATGACCACGTACATCTATTAATTCGCGGAACTCGCAGATCAAAAATCCAAAGTTTCTTAAGAGTGGTCCCAGGTCAATTCGCCCAAAACCTGACCGATACCCTCAAGAACAAAGAAGCAAAAGAAAAAATCTGGAAATACCGTCCGTTCACCCGAGTCATCAAAGGCTTCAAACCCTATCAAATAGTAAGAGACTACATCCAGTTGAACGAATGCGAAGCAAACGGCCGACCCTATTTAAAGACACGTCTGAGAGGATTAAGTCAGGAACAACTCCGAGAACTCTGGGAGTATTGAAATCAATCACCGCCGCCCAATGACCGATACCCCTTTTTTGGGAAGGACCACGCGGAATAAATAATCAAATAATTAGATAGATCGGATTGAGAGAAAGTGAGTGAGTGAGGGGAACGGCGCAAGCCAACAACACATGACCGATACCCTCTCGCGATGGGACTTTGAGAAAAGGAAGTGAGCAGAGGCGAATCAAAAGGGCCCGAGTGCAAGGCGGAGGTGGCGAGCTGCCACGTAGGCGTACTCTAAGTACGCCGGAGAGCAAGCTCGGCGCCGACAACGCAGCAATCGGGTACTTTTCATTCGCCCGTCGTGTTTAGCAAAAGACGAAACGAAAAATCCCACAAGGACCCCGTCGAGGGCCCTTGTGGGTGGGCTGTAATGAAGTAGTTTTTGTGGGCGACTACTCCAGAGGGAGATTTATCCCGGAGTCCCCCTCGCAACTTGAAGGAACAAAATTAATCTAAAACGAGGTTCTACTTACCTATTAGCCAACTAGTTTCATCGCAACGTTTGGCAACTGGTTGGCTTGCGCCAGAACCGATACCGCCGTATTTTGCAGAATGTTGGCAGAAGCCATTTCTGAAGTCTCCTTAGCGATATCTGTGTCACGGATACGAGAGTTCGCAGCAGACAAATTCTCGTAAGAAATGTCTAAGTTACTCACTGTGGATTCCAGTCGTGATTGGGTCGCACCGAAGCCGGCGCGCATTTCACTGACTTTTACGAGCGCTTTATCGATACTTTCTAACGAAGAGCGCGCTCCACCTTTATCTTCCATATCAATACCATCGATACCGAGATTACCCGCGGAGGCATCCGCATCGAAGGTTACTTTAATCATATTATCATCACCGGCATTTTGACCGACTTGGAACTCTAGCTCACCGCCAGATCCATCGAGAAGTTTTCGATTACCAAACGTTGTCGTTTTGGCAATACGATCGGCCTCTTGCAGCAGTTGTTGGGTCTCTTTGTTTAGGAATCCGCGTTCTGTTTCACCGATAGTATCTGATGAAGCTTGTACACCAAGCTCGCGAAGACGGATTAGGATATTGGAGATCTCATTCAGACCACCCTCACCCACTTGCGCAAAGGAAATGGCGTTGTTCGCGTTGTTTCTCGCGGCAGCAATACCTTTTAATTGTCCTTTGAAGTTTTCTGAGATCGCCAGACCAGCGGCGTCGTCAGCAGCATTTACGATACGGGAACCTGAAGCAAGAGCCTGAGCGGCGTGCTCAGTTCTTTTTTGTTGCGTGGACAATACACGCTGAGCAGCGATAGACGCTGTATTTGTCGCAATTCTTAAGCCCATTACATTCCTCCTCGGGATATGTTTGGATCTTAGGACGCTGTTTTGTTTTGGATAAAAAGATTGCACTGTGGTCGCACCACTTACCTGCAGAACACCTTTGAACCCGACAACGTACTATGATCGATTTTTTGTTTCGTTCAAAAAACTCTTAAATTTTTAAATACAAATATTTTGGTTGGAGCAGGTCTCCCGCAGCATGGGTGACTGACCATGTTTGCAGGAGACTTTGTCCGGGAGATCTTTTTTGAGGAGAGGTCCGCGGAAGCCCTAACGTGTTACGAATAACTTATCGACAAAGGTCTAGGAAACTTTAGACCTAGGTCTAGGAATTTTTGCGGGAACAGGCAAAGTGCCTGATTTTATTGATTATTGAGTAATAACTTTTTTTCGACAAAGGTCCAGGAAGCACTAGACCTAGGTAGGTAAAGCTGAACAATTTCAACGCTTATGTTACAGAAAATGAGGGGATTTTATTTACTCGTGTTCAGCATCAGAAGGCGGAGAGGTGATAGATAAGTTCGAAATTCTTTCGAGCGCACGAATGACAATCACGTTCTTTAAACCCGGATAACCACGTCTTTCTCGAGTGAGCTGCGCCTCTTCCTCTGTCGCCATTCTGTAATCGAAACGTGCATAAGGGTCGCCAAATCCTAAACGAGCAATGATGTTGTCCTTGGACGCATGATTATAAAAGCCCGTGAAGAAATCGAATCGCCCTTGTCCTAAAATGCGGGCTCCCCGATCACGAATAATTACGAAACCATCGTGTGTACTTCCATCTGGCATAGGAGCTCCGACTAAGCGAGGAACAAATACAACCTCACCTGCCTTATAGATCGAAAGATCTGCCGCCACCGTGTAGTACGGATCTAAACAAGCAGAATTTACTCCATATCCAAAAGGGCATTTGCGTAAGTCCACCTCGACAAATCGAGGAATGTCTTTGATGCGAGAATGATAATTGAAAGAGCGAACACTGCCTGCTTTATCAACAAAACAGGAACCTTCGATCAGACAACGGTCAAAATCCTTAGTACAAATCGAGGTAAGGATTTTCCCGTCTGGAGTGAGCATGTCCTTCATCTCTTCTTGAGTACATTTAGCCGAATCGAAATGGACGGTGGGCTTGTAGTAAATCGACGGAGATAGCAGCTCAGCATCACCCTCCATGACCTTCGTTTGGGCACAGGATACTAGATGAAGCATGAAAATCGCCACTGCAGCCGCGTGTGAAACAAAATTCAGTTTAATTTTCATCATACCTCCCAAGCTCATCGTTACTTATTCATAACCATTCCCCATTAAAATTTCACTCCCGCAGACAAAAGACAAATTACAAGGCACGAACAATTTGTCTGCACTCTGAAAGTGACATGCTTCAGCACGGTTACAAATGCACAACAACCATAGAAAAACGACCTGTTTTCAGAGAGAGAAACAAGTACTCGTTGATTGAATTGGATTCACTCTGTACTACTAAATTGAAGGCAACAAAAATGACATTACGTTTGAGAATTTTCCTATTCAATTTAGTCTCGGTATTCCTGGCTACCTTTGTTGTTGCCTTGATCGGTCTTAAAATCGTGGAATCGACGATTGTTGATAGTACTTATGAGCGCCTGACTCAAATCCGTATTGCCAAAACGACAGCTATCGAAAACTATTTCCGCGATTTACAGATGGCGATTAATTTAATTTCCTCGCATGAGTTAACTGACAACTTGCTGACTTCATCCAGCGCAGAGTCCTTCCCTGAGTTCCGCCGTTTGCTAGATAACTATGTGTTAGATTTCAATATCTATGACATGGCATTGATAAATCCTGAGGGCCGAGTTCTCTACACGACCCGTAAAGATTTCGACGACGGCATTTCTGTTTTTGATGAGACTCCAGGAACCGCGAAATTGAAAGCCCTTTTCAATTGGGCCCAAAAGGCTCAAGAGGGTTCCACTCTGTTCCTGGATTTTGAAAAAGACCCCGTTAGCGTAAAATTCACGACAGGGTATGTGGCGTCCCCGATCATTCGTTCAGGAAAATTCCTGGGCGCAGTGGTGATTAAAATTTCGATCTCCGAAATTGATCGTATCACCAGTGATAACTTTGCTTGGGCCACGCACGGGATGGGCCAAACGGGTGAAACCTTGATTTACGGCGAGGACTGGAGCTTACGTAATACAGGTCGTTTCCGCACGGAAGATACCGAAGGTACGACGACGGCCCAAAACACCCCAACAAGCAACCGCGGTGACGAAGACATTAAGAAAATCGAAAACCTCAGCGAGGTTCGCGAGCTTGGAACCGATTATAGAACTCAAAAAGTCATTCGCTCCATTGGGAAAATCTATTTGCCGAATGGCGAGCTTTGGTACATTCAGACTAAGATCGACGAAAGCGAAGCGTTTGCAGTCCTAGATCGCATCGCTATTGCCTCTAGTGCGGCGGCGGTCCTAATCTTTATCCTGTTCTTTTTTGCGACATTTGCAGCAACCGGAAAAGTCGTCGAACCGATTCAGCTATTGACCGATCGCTTAGAAAAGCTAGGAACCAGCAACCTGACTCAAAAAATAAACTATCAATCTCGGGATGAAATCGGGATGCTAGTGACCAAATACAACCAGCTTGCGGATCGTTTGGAAACCACAACAGTATCCAAGGAATTCCTTGATAGCGTTATTCAATCGATCAAGGCCTTCCTCTTTATCGTGAAGGTTATCCATCACGATGACTGGCGCCAATCTTCGTATATGATTTCACAGGCGAATGAATACGCTTTGAAGTTGTTGGGGCTTTCTCCGAATCAAGTTTCTCAAGTCGATTTAAAAAACCTGATCCACGCGCAACCCGAATTTAAAAACTATACGTGGCTTTTACAAACTCGTCACAGTATCCAGGCCGAGATCACCAATGTTGACGGTCACCGCATCCCGATTCTTATGAACTGGGCGGCGTTGCCAAATCGTACCTCCAAAGATTTAACATTCGTATTCGTTGGAACAGATATCACAGATCGTATCCAAAGCGAGCAGGCCTTGATCCAAGCCCGAGAGCAAGCGGTCAAAGCATCTCAAGCAAAATCAGAGTTCTTGGCACGTATGTCTCATGAAATCCGCACGCCTCTGAATGCGATCATCGGTATTACGGATATCTTGTCAGAGTCCGATCTAAAACCCGAGCAATCTCAGCTGGTTCAGGTTTGTGCGAATGCGGGCGAAAATTTGCTTTCATTGATCAATGATATTCTGGATATTTCAAAGATCGAGGCCCGCGAAGTTCGTATCGAAAAAATTGCCTTCGATCTGATTTCTACGACCAAGAACATTTGCGACATCTTGAAACAAAAAGCATCCGAACGGAATTTAGACTTCAAGCTGTCCGTGAATTTACAAGGAGAGCGCCCTCATATCATTGGGGACCCGACTCGTTTACGCCAAATTCTATTTAACCTTATCGGTAATGCCATCAAGTTCACGCAATCTGGCGAGATTGCGGTGAACGTTGATTTCGAAGATGATTCTAAGAAAAGCGTTCGCTTCCAAATCCGCGATACAGGAACTGGGATCCCACAAGATAAGCAGCACTTGTTATTCCAAAACTTTGTACAGGCTGACAGCTCGATCACTCGTAAATTCGGTGGTAGCGGTTTAGGTCTGACGATCTCTAAGAACTTAGTAGAGCTTATGGGCGGTCGCATATGGTTCGACAGCCGCGAAGGCAAGGGCAGTACTTTCTCGTTCACAATTCCTTACGTACCAACGGATTCAGTGATTGAAATACCTCGTCCATTTGAAAAAAGTGAAGTTCCGCAAATCACTCAAAATGTAAACCGCAATGGTCGCATCTTGATCGTTGACGACACAGAAGATAACCGTTTCCTGTTACTAACGTATTTAAAGAAATATCCATTCGATATTGTTCAAGCTGAGAACGGAGAAGTTGCCGTCGATAAAGCCACAAACGAAAGCTTTGATTTGATTTTGATGGACATACAGATGCCTGTCATGGACGGCTATGTGGCGACACGTAAGATCCGCGAATGGGAAAAGAATCAAAAGCACAAGCCCACACCGATCATCGCTGTCAGTGCCAACGCGATGACAGAGGATATTCAAAAATCACTGGATGCGGGTTGCACAGAGCACTTAACTAAGCCCGTTAAAAAGACCGCGCTGCTTGAGATGGTTCAGCGCTATACAATCTAATAAAAATTTAACTTTCTGAAATGATCGACCCATTGCGGATATAGAAGACTTTATTCGCAAGAACTTCGATGTCTTTGGGATCGTGTGTGACCAACAGGGTTGGAATTTTTTCGGCTTCGATCACTGATTTTACCAAACGACGACTATCCTCGCGCAGCTCTTGATCCAACGCCGAGAATGGCTCATCCAATAGCAATAAACGAGGCTCCCCGATTATTGCCCGAGCGATCGCTACACGTTGTTTTTCCCCGCCCGAAATGATCGAAGCTGATCTTTCCAGGAAAGATTCCATTTTCAAACTCTGTGTCAGGTCTTTTAAACGGGTGCGAACTTTTTCTTCTGAAATGCCGCGCGCACGGGCTGCAAATAGAATGTTCTCTTTAGCCGTCATGTGCGGGAAAAGATCTAAAGTTTGAAACACAACTCCTAGGCGTCGATCGGGAGTTTTCAATTTTGCTAAATCCTGGTTATCGAAAGTCCATTTCATTCCAGGACAGTCTTCTAACCCCAATAGCATTCTAAATACGGTGGTTTTTCCAGAACCCGAGGGGCCCGACAAAACAGTTACTCCCTGATCAAGGATTTCCCAGCGAGGAATGTCTATTTTGAAGTCTCCATAATCACGACGTAAGTTTTCGACGAAGGACACGGCTTCCCCCCACACATAAAGAAAAACAAATAATACCAGCAACAACGATCAACAGACTTAACACTGTGGCTTGGTTTAGGCGATAACTCGACATCAAAGTTTCAGTCATCATCGCAATGCTTAAATCACGATGAGCCAGAATACGTGAAACTGCAAAATCACCACATGCCCATACGGCACCGATGCCAGCAAGCACTCCTGCCCGAGCGGAAATCTGCGGGAACATAACCTCTTTAAAAATCTGATTTGGCGAAGCACCCATGGCATAGGCCACATTTAACTGGGATTGCAAAGAGCGAAGTTCGCTATCCCATCCCATGCGAAACAAACCGTTTAAGCTTAATAACACCAATGCCACCGGAATTTTGATAAAGGGATAAAAGCTTTCATTGGGAGTCAGGATCAAAAGACAGAAACAAGCCAATGAGGTACTGGGTGCCACGTAACCGTTCAAAAATTTTTCAAACCAAGGTTTTGGCCAGCAGTAGGCAATTAACATCAACCCCGCGTAACACAAAACACCTACCGTCATGCCAATGACGATACTACCTAAAAAACTCCAAATAAGAGCAGACTGATATTCATACAGCGTCGACATCATGCCAAATCCAGCGATCAAACCTTGAACATATCCTGTTAGATACATCAAGGAAATCGCAATTATAATAGCGATGCCCGACTTCATACGAAGCAGACTTAAATTTGCATAACGAGTGGCAAGACTGCCTTTTCCTTGGGTTACGATCAGGGAAAGACTAAAAATAAAGATCGACTGGATCGCTGCCAAAAAAACTGCGCTCCCCCAATCACTGCTTAAACGAATTTTCTCATAAATCAGAACTTCGATCGTTGTTCCTTTTCCGCCGCCCACTATTAAAGGAACAGAGAAGCTACCAAAACACACCACAAAGATGAAAAGGCCTAATAGCCACAGATCTTTTTTCAGCATGGGAAGCAAACCGCGTGTAATAAATTGGAAGCGGCTGGCACCTTCAACGTAGGAAAGCTCGGCGACTCCGCCAACTTTGTTCTCAATAACAGCGGTAAATAGGACTGCGACCAAACCAAAGTTCATGACC is a window of Bdellovibrio sp. SKB1291214 DNA encoding:
- a CDS encoding ABC transporter permease subunit; this translates as MFLLFPFLFLLTQFSPQQVPELAELVWAFKNTVFQALLSSVCSLLLGVWATFGILNFSSGKNRLRLVLEVLCLVPNFLPPLFILLSVLNVVDPFPMGIIGIALVHTVMNFGLVAVLFTAVIENKVGGVAELSYVEGASRFQFITRGLLPMLKKDLWLLGLFIFVVCFGSFSVPLIVGGGKGTTIEVLIYEKIRLSSDWGSAVFLAAIQSIFIFSLSLIVTQGKGSLATRYANLSLLRMKSGIAIIIAISLMYLTGYVQGLIAGFGMMSTLYEYQSALIWSFLGSIVIGMTVGVLCYAGLMLIAYCWPKPWFEKFLNGYVAPSTSLACFCLLILTPNESFYPFIKIPVALVLLSLNGLFRMGWDSELRSLQSQLNVAYAMGASPNQIFKEVMFPQISARAGVLAGIGAVWACGDFAVSRILAHRDLSIAMMTETLMSSYRLNQATVLSLLIVVAGIICFSLCVGGSRVLRRKLTS
- a CDS encoding flagellin, with the translated sequence MGMRISTNIAAVNAQRTLQGSQRVIGKSMEQLASGSRINKAADDAAGLAISEGMKSQIRSYSQAQRNANDGISMVQTAEGGLSEVSNILTRMRELGIQASSDTIGDTERGFLDKEVQQLKAESQRITQSTKFGTTKLLDGSGDKYDFQVGIGNDDFADRISFNAGETDATTASLGIDGFDFSSKTGAQEALEKIDAAQTKVNGYRANLGALQNRLTSTVDNLGVQHENISAANSRIRDTDIASVTADQAKNQVLLQANTSVLSQANQMAGVAMKLIG
- a CDS encoding flagellin, whose product is MGLRIATNTASIAAQRVLSTQQKRTEHAAQALASGSRIVNAADDAAGLAISENFKGQLKGIAAARNNANNAISFAQVGEGGLNEISNILIRLRELGVQASSDTIGETERGFLNKETQQLLQEADRIAKTTTFGNRKLLDGSGGELEFQVGQNAGDDNMIKVTFDADASAGNLGIDGIDMEDKGGARSSLESIDKALVKVSEMRAGFGATQSRLESTVSNLDISYENLSAANSRIRDTDIAKETSEMASANILQNTAVSVLAQANQLPNVAMKLVG
- a CDS encoding transposase — translated: MNIVIKRYALKFFVKVEQHSIQNDHVHLLIRGTRRSKIQSFLRVVPGQFAQNLTDTLKNKEAKEKIWKYRPFTRVIKGFKPYQIVRDYIQLNECEANGRPYLKTRLRGLSQEQLRELWEY
- a CDS encoding ATP-binding cassette domain-containing protein — encoded protein: MSFVENLRRDYGDFKIDIPRWEILDQGVTVLSGPSGSGKTTVFRMLLGLEDCPGMKWTFDNQDLAKLKTPDRRLGVVFQTLDLFPHMTAKENILFAARARGISEEKVRTRLKDLTQSLKMESFLERSASIISGGEKQRVAIARAIIGEPRLLLLDEPFSALDQELREDSRRLVKSVIEAEKIPTLLVTHDPKDIEVLANKVFYIRNGSIISES
- a CDS encoding 3D domain-containing protein, whose amino-acid sequence is MMKIKLNFVSHAAAVAIFMLHLVSCAQTKVMEGDAELLSPSIYYKPTVHFDSAKCTQEEMKDMLTPDGKILTSICTKDFDRCLIEGSCFVDKAGSVRSFNYHSRIKDIPRFVEVDLRKCPFGYGVNSACLDPYYTVAADLSIYKAGEVVFVPRLVGAPMPDGSTHDGFVIIRDRGARILGQGRFDFFTGFYNHASKDNIIARLGFGDPYARFDYRMATEEEAQLTRERRGYPGLKNVIVIRALERISNLSITSPPSDAEHE
- a CDS encoding ATP-binding protein, translated to MTLRLRIFLFNLVSVFLATFVVALIGLKIVESTIVDSTYERLTQIRIAKTTAIENYFRDLQMAINLISSHELTDNLLTSSSAESFPEFRRLLDNYVLDFNIYDMALINPEGRVLYTTRKDFDDGISVFDETPGTAKLKALFNWAQKAQEGSTLFLDFEKDPVSVKFTTGYVASPIIRSGKFLGAVVIKISISEIDRITSDNFAWATHGMGQTGETLIYGEDWSLRNTGRFRTEDTEGTTTAQNTPTSNRGDEDIKKIENLSEVRELGTDYRTQKVIRSIGKIYLPNGELWYIQTKIDESEAFAVLDRIAIASSAAAVLIFILFFFATFAATGKVVEPIQLLTDRLEKLGTSNLTQKINYQSRDEIGMLVTKYNQLADRLETTTVSKEFLDSVIQSIKAFLFIVKVIHHDDWRQSSYMISQANEYALKLLGLSPNQVSQVDLKNLIHAQPEFKNYTWLLQTRHSIQAEITNVDGHRIPILMNWAALPNRTSKDLTFVFVGTDITDRIQSEQALIQAREQAVKASQAKSEFLARMSHEIRTPLNAIIGITDILSESDLKPEQSQLVQVCANAGENLLSLINDILDISKIEAREVRIEKIAFDLISTTKNICDILKQKASERNLDFKLSVNLQGERPHIIGDPTRLRQILFNLIGNAIKFTQSGEIAVNVDFEDDSKKSVRFQIRDTGTGIPQDKQHLLFQNFVQADSSITRKFGGSGLGLTISKNLVELMGGRIWFDSREGKGSTFSFTIPYVPTDSVIEIPRPFEKSEVPQITQNVNRNGRILIVDDTEDNRFLLLTYLKKYPFDIVQAENGEVAVDKATNESFDLILMDIQMPVMDGYVATRKIREWEKNQKHKPTPIIAVSANAMTEDIQKSLDAGCTEHLTKPVKKTALLEMVQRYTI